In Motilibacter aurantiacus, one genomic interval encodes:
- a CDS encoding dihydrolipoyl dehydrogenase family protein — protein sequence MDEREFDVIVVGAGPVGEVAAGRMTAGGLSVAVIEAELAGGECSYWACMPSKALLRPVELVEAAKRIQGVRGAEVDPAAVLARRDKVVKRTADGGHDDSGQTEWVRSICAEFYRGRGRLAGEKRVEVLVDGSAAHTLTARHAVVLATGSRPTVPPVPGLREASPWGSREVTNVDAVPGRVVILGGGVVGCESAAMLAGLGSAVTLVSRGGLLDRNEPWAGELVADGLRAQGVDVRTGLQVSEVSRSGDGTVTVTAGDETFVADQIVSALGRRPATEGIGLESVGLDASKAIEVDDSLRSTSLPWLYAVGDVNGRNLLTHMGKYQARACGDVVVARAKGEPDDGAKLTAYADHEKTPQVVFTDPQVASVGLTEKAAREQGYDVRVVEYDLGWVAGASLVADDYKGKASMVVDEKRRVPLGFTFVGQDVAELLHGATVAVTAEVPLETLWHAVASYPTVSEVYLRLLEAYGL from the coding sequence ATGGACGAGCGCGAGTTCGACGTCATCGTGGTCGGGGCGGGGCCGGTCGGGGAGGTGGCGGCCGGGCGGATGACCGCCGGAGGCCTCTCGGTGGCCGTGATCGAGGCCGAGCTCGCGGGGGGTGAGTGCTCCTACTGGGCGTGCATGCCGAGCAAGGCGCTGCTGCGCCCGGTCGAGCTGGTCGAGGCCGCCAAGCGCATCCAGGGCGTCCGCGGCGCCGAGGTCGACCCGGCGGCGGTGCTCGCGCGCCGGGACAAGGTCGTCAAGCGCACCGCTGACGGCGGGCACGACGACTCCGGCCAGACCGAGTGGGTGCGGTCCATCTGCGCCGAGTTCTACCGCGGCCGGGGGCGGCTGGCCGGGGAGAAGCGCGTCGAGGTGCTCGTGGACGGCTCGGCCGCCCACACGCTCACGGCGCGGCACGCAGTGGTGCTCGCCACGGGCAGCAGGCCCACCGTCCCGCCGGTCCCCGGGTTGCGCGAGGCGAGCCCGTGGGGCAGCCGCGAGGTCACGAACGTGGACGCGGTGCCGGGCCGCGTCGTGATCCTCGGCGGCGGCGTCGTCGGCTGCGAGTCCGCCGCGATGCTCGCGGGGCTGGGCTCGGCGGTCACGCTCGTCTCCCGCGGCGGGCTGCTCGACCGCAACGAGCCCTGGGCCGGGGAGCTGGTGGCGGACGGGCTGCGCGCACAGGGCGTGGACGTACGCACCGGGCTTCAGGTGTCGGAGGTGTCGCGGTCCGGCGACGGGACGGTCACGGTGACGGCCGGGGACGAGACGTTCGTCGCCGACCAGATCGTGTCCGCCCTGGGCCGGCGCCCCGCCACCGAGGGCATCGGGCTCGAGTCCGTCGGGCTGGACGCCTCGAAGGCCATCGAGGTCGACGACTCGCTGCGCTCCACCAGCCTGCCCTGGCTGTACGCGGTGGGCGACGTCAACGGCCGCAACCTGCTGACGCACATGGGCAAGTACCAGGCCCGCGCCTGCGGGGACGTCGTCGTCGCCCGCGCGAAGGGCGAGCCCGACGACGGCGCCAAGCTCACGGCGTACGCGGACCACGAGAAGACGCCACAAGTCGTCTTCACCGATCCGCAGGTCGCAAGTGTGGGGCTGACGGAGAAGGCGGCGCGCGAGCAGGGCTACGACGTGCGCGTCGTGGAGTACGACCTGGGCTGGGTCGCGGGCGCGTCCCTGGTCGCCGACGACTACAAGGGCAAGGCGTCGATGGTCGTCGACGAGAAGCGCCGCGTCCCGCTGGGGTTCACCTTCGTCGGGCAGGACGTCGCGGAGCTGCTCCACGGGGCCACCGTCGCGGTGACCGCCGAGGTGCCGCTGGAGACGCTGTGGCACGCGGTGGCCAGTTACCCCACCGTGAGCGAGGTCTACCTGCGGCTGCTGGAGGCCTACGGCCTCTGA
- the nudC gene encoding NAD(+) diphosphatase, giving the protein MTLGELALSRAAVDRSAWVRTAEAELARLWSDSRTRVLRLREEGLFPVVGDPPALALEAPSDEDCAGRVFLGLDDDGVGYFATLPRPGRVDPDDDGLRLASLRDVGSLLSARDVGLAVNAVALGHWHARHTHCPRCGAPTEIVSGGHVRRCTADGSEHYPRTDPAVIMAVTDPDDRLLLGRQPRWPEKRFSTLAGFVEPGESIEAAVRREVAEEVGVVVGDVTYLGSQAWPFPASLMLGFSGRATTTELRVDGHEIAEAVWVSRDELAAATASGEILLPPGVSIARRLIEHWYGGELAPDGTWR; this is encoded by the coding sequence ATGACACTCGGGGAGCTGGCGCTGTCCCGGGCGGCGGTCGACCGCTCGGCGTGGGTGCGCACCGCTGAGGCCGAGCTGGCAAGGCTGTGGTCCGATTCGCGAACCCGCGTGCTGCGGTTGCGCGAGGAGGGGCTCTTCCCCGTGGTCGGGGACCCGCCCGCGCTCGCCCTCGAGGCGCCGTCCGACGAGGACTGCGCCGGCCGGGTGTTCCTCGGGCTCGACGACGACGGCGTGGGCTACTTCGCCACGCTGCCCCGCCCCGGCCGGGTGGACCCCGACGACGACGGGCTGCGCCTGGCCTCGCTGCGGGACGTCGGCTCGCTGCTGAGCGCGCGCGACGTCGGGCTCGCGGTCAACGCCGTCGCCCTCGGCCACTGGCACGCCCGCCACACGCACTGCCCGCGCTGCGGCGCCCCCACCGAGATCGTGTCCGGCGGGCACGTGCGCCGCTGCACCGCGGACGGCAGCGAGCACTACCCGCGGACGGACCCCGCGGTCATCATGGCGGTCACCGACCCGGACGACCGGCTGCTGCTGGGCCGCCAGCCGCGGTGGCCGGAGAAGCGCTTCAGCACGCTCGCCGGCTTCGTGGAGCCGGGGGAGTCGATCGAAGCCGCCGTGCGCCGCGAGGTGGCCGAGGAGGTGGGCGTCGTCGTCGGCGACGTGACCTACCTCGGCAGCCAGGCGTGGCCCTTCCCCGCCTCGCTCATGCTCGGCTTCTCGGGGCGCGCGACGACGACGGAGCTGCGCGTCGACGGCCACGAGATCGCCGAGGCCGTCTGGGTGTCGCGCGACGAGCTCGCCGCCGCGACCGCGTCGGGGGAGATCCTGCTGCCGCCCGGCGTCTCCATCGCGCGGCGCCTCATCGAGCACTGGTACGGCGGGGAGCTCGCGCCCGACGGCACCTGGCGCTAG